A window of Vigna unguiculata cultivar IT97K-499-35 chromosome 4, ASM411807v1, whole genome shotgun sequence contains these coding sequences:
- the LOC114180655 gene encoding uncharacterized protein LOC114180655 yields MAENTKFHSTLVVTNIKHHIPITLDMETSQYHSWATLFKVQAKVHFVLKHIIPPTESATITTYQTTKAANLPLWNRLDVVVLQWIYATISPNILTSILVANDSVANAWQHVTDLFQDNKNSRAVYLET; encoded by the coding sequence ATGGCTGAAAACACCAAATTTCATTCTACTCTAGTCGTCACCAACATCAAACATCACATTCCAATCACTTTGGACATGGAAACCAGCCAATATCACTCATGGGCAACCTTATTTAAAGTTCAAGCTAAAGTTCATTTCGTACTTAAACATATCATCCCTCCTACGGAATCTGCTACCATAACAACGTACCAAACAACCAAGGCCGCTAATCTACCTCTATGGAATCGCCTTGATGTTGTTGTTCTCCAATGGATATATGCCACAATATCTCCTAATATCCTCACATCGATCCTTGTGGCTAATGATTCTGTTGCCAACGCTTGGCAACATGTCACTGACTTGTTTCAAGATAACAAAAACTCTAGGGCAGTATATCTTGAAACTTAG